A genomic stretch from Streptomyces sp. QL37 includes:
- the nuoL gene encoding NADH-quinone oxidoreductase subunit L produces the protein MENLIALLVAAPLLGAAVLLCGGRRLDRAGHWIGTVLAAASFVIGVVLFTDMLGKGAEDRALHQKLFSWIPVEGFQADVAFQLDQLSMTFVLLITGVGTLIHIYSIGYMEHDERRRRFFGYLNLFLAAMLILVIADNYLLLYVGWEGVGLASYLLIGFWQHKPSAATAAKKAFLVNRVGDMGLSIAIMLMFTTFGTFAFGPVLEATGDTSEGKLTAIGLMLLLAACGKSAQVPLQSWLGDAMEGPTPVSALIHAATMVTAGVYLIVRSGAIFNAAPDAQMVVVVVGAVTLLFGAIVGCAKDDIKKALAGSTMSQIGYMILAAGLGPIGYVFAIMHLVTHGFFKAGLFLGAGSVMHGMNDEVDMRKYGGLRKYMPVTFVTFGLGYLAIIGFPGLSGFFSKDMIIEAAFAKGGTEGWILGSVTLLGAAITAFYMTRVMLLTFFGEKRWQPDAQGHEPTPHESPKSMTIPMIVLAFGSVFAGGFFSIGDRFMHWLEPVTGHDHGHAPVSATTVTAATMVVLVIGVAIAWAMYGRKPVPAVAPRGSLLTRAARRDLLQDDFNHVVLVRGGEHLTRSLVYVDHTLVDGVVNGTAASMGGLSGRLRKLQNGYARSYAVSMFGGAAVLIAATLLMRAV, from the coding sequence GTGGAAAACCTGATTGCGCTGCTGGTCGCGGCGCCCCTGCTCGGAGCGGCGGTCCTGCTCTGCGGCGGACGCCGGCTCGACCGGGCCGGACACTGGATCGGCACGGTGCTCGCCGCCGCGTCGTTCGTCATCGGTGTCGTGCTCTTCACCGACATGCTCGGCAAGGGTGCCGAGGACCGCGCCCTGCACCAGAAGCTGTTCAGCTGGATCCCCGTCGAGGGGTTCCAGGCCGATGTGGCCTTCCAGCTCGACCAGCTGTCGATGACGTTCGTCCTGCTGATCACGGGTGTGGGCACGCTGATCCACATCTACTCCATCGGCTACATGGAGCACGACGAGCGCCGCCGCCGCTTCTTCGGCTATCTGAATCTCTTCCTCGCGGCGATGCTGATCCTGGTCATCGCCGACAACTACCTCCTGCTGTACGTCGGGTGGGAGGGCGTCGGTCTGGCGTCGTACCTGCTCATCGGCTTCTGGCAGCACAAGCCCAGCGCGGCCACCGCCGCCAAGAAGGCCTTCCTGGTCAACCGCGTCGGCGACATGGGCCTGTCCATCGCGATCATGCTGATGTTCACCACCTTCGGCACGTTCGCCTTCGGGCCGGTGCTGGAGGCGACCGGCGACACGAGCGAGGGCAAGCTCACCGCGATCGGCCTGATGCTGCTCCTGGCCGCCTGCGGCAAGTCGGCCCAGGTGCCGCTGCAGTCCTGGCTCGGTGACGCGATGGAGGGCCCGACCCCGGTCTCGGCCCTCATCCACGCCGCCACCATGGTCACCGCCGGCGTCTACCTCATCGTCCGTTCCGGCGCGATCTTCAACGCCGCACCGGACGCGCAGATGGTGGTCGTGGTCGTCGGTGCCGTCACGCTCCTCTTCGGAGCGATCGTCGGTTGCGCGAAGGACGACATCAAGAAGGCGCTCGCCGGGTCGACGATGTCGCAGATCGGCTACATGATCCTCGCCGCGGGCCTCGGCCCCATCGGCTACGTCTTCGCGATCATGCACCTGGTGACGCACGGCTTCTTCAAGGCCGGGCTCTTCCTCGGCGCCGGTTCGGTCATGCACGGCATGAACGACGAGGTGGACATGCGGAAGTACGGCGGCCTGCGGAAGTACATGCCGGTCACCTTCGTCACCTTCGGCCTCGGGTATCTCGCGATCATCGGATTCCCCGGCCTGTCCGGCTTCTTCTCCAAGGACATGATCATCGAGGCTGCCTTCGCCAAGGGCGGCACCGAGGGCTGGATCCTCGGCTCCGTCACCCTGCTGGGCGCCGCGATCACCGCGTTCTACATGACGCGCGTGATGCTGCTGACGTTCTTCGGCGAGAAGCGCTGGCAGCCCGACGCACAGGGCCACGAGCCGACGCCGCACGAGTCCCCGAAGTCGATGACGATCCCGATGATCGTGCTGGCCTTCGGGTCGGTCTTCGCCGGAGGCTTCTTCTCCATCGGTGACCGCTTCATGCACTGGCTGGAGCCCGTCACCGGACACGACCACGGACACGCCCCGGTCAGCGCGACCACCGTCACCGCCGCCACCATGGTGGTGCTCGTCATCGGTGTCGCGATCGCCTGGGCCATGTACGGGCGCAAGCCCGTGCCCGCCGTCGCCCCGCGCGGCTCCCTGCTCACCAGGGCGGCCCGCCGGGACCTCCTCCAGGACGACTTCAACCACGTGGTCCTGGTCCGCGGCGGCGAACACCTCACCCGCTCCCTGGTCTACGTCGACCACACCCTGGTCGACGGTGTCGTCAACGGCACGGCCGCCTCGATGGGCGGGCTGTCCGGCCGGCTGCGCAAGCTGCAGAACGGCTATGCCCGCTCCTACGCGGTCTCGATGTTCGGCGGTGCGGCGGTCCTCATCGCCGCGACCCTGCTGATGAGGGCGGTCTGA
- a CDS encoding NADH-quinone oxidoreductase subunit M, giving the protein MSFPLLTATAALPAIGAIATAAVPAARRTAAKWLALTVSLATLVLAGIVFARFEPGGDRYQLTESHAWIKDFGVRYELGVDGIGVALLALTALLIPFVILAGWHDADPLETNSSRWRPTQGFFALILMVEAMVVLSFVATDVFLFYILFEAMLIPMYFLIGGFGDRAHSGSDENAAAQRSYAAVKFLLYNLAGGLIMLAAVIGLYVVAGSFSLSEIAEARANGSLDMATSTERWLFLGFFFAFAVKAPLWPLHTWLPNAMGEATTPVAVLITAVVDKVGTFAMLRFCLQLFPEASKWATPVIIVLALISIVYGALLAVGQRDIKRLIAYASISHFGFIVLGIFAMTSQGQSGATLYMVNHGLSTAALMLVAGFLITRRGSRLIADYGGVQKVAPVLAGTFLIGGLATLSLPGLAPFVSEFLVLVGAFSAYPVAGIIATVGIVLAALYVLVLYQRTMTGPVREGIGGMPDLKVRELAVALPLIALLIFLGVFPKPLTEVVNPAVQHTMHDVQKKDPQPEVEAAK; this is encoded by the coding sequence ATGTCCTTTCCCCTCCTGACAGCGACGGCGGCGCTCCCGGCGATCGGCGCGATCGCCACCGCCGCCGTCCCGGCCGCCCGGCGCACCGCGGCCAAGTGGCTGGCCCTGACCGTCTCGCTGGCGACGCTCGTGCTCGCGGGCATCGTGTTCGCCCGCTTCGAACCGGGCGGCGACCGCTATCAGCTCACCGAATCGCACGCCTGGATCAAGGACTTCGGCGTCCGGTACGAACTGGGCGTGGACGGCATCGGGGTGGCGCTCCTCGCGCTCACCGCGCTGCTGATCCCCTTCGTGATCCTGGCGGGCTGGCACGACGCCGACCCCCTGGAGACGAACTCCTCGCGCTGGCGTCCCACGCAGGGTTTCTTCGCCCTGATCCTGATGGTGGAAGCGATGGTGGTCCTCTCCTTCGTGGCCACCGACGTCTTCCTCTTCTACATCCTCTTCGAAGCCATGCTCATCCCGATGTACTTCCTCATCGGCGGCTTCGGGGACCGGGCGCACTCGGGCAGCGACGAGAACGCCGCGGCGCAGCGCAGCTACGCGGCGGTGAAGTTCCTCCTCTACAACCTGGCCGGCGGGCTCATCATGCTGGCCGCCGTCATCGGGCTCTACGTCGTGGCGGGGAGCTTCTCGCTCTCCGAGATCGCCGAGGCCCGGGCCAACGGCTCGCTGGACATGGCGACCTCCACCGAGCGGTGGCTGTTCCTCGGCTTCTTCTTCGCCTTCGCGGTGAAGGCCCCGCTGTGGCCGCTGCACACCTGGCTGCCCAACGCCATGGGAGAGGCGACCACGCCGGTCGCCGTCCTGATCACCGCGGTCGTCGACAAGGTCGGCACCTTCGCGATGCTCCGCTTCTGCCTCCAGCTGTTCCCGGAGGCCAGCAAGTGGGCGACGCCGGTGATCATCGTCCTGGCGCTGATCTCCATCGTTTACGGTGCCCTGCTCGCCGTCGGCCAGCGCGACATCAAGAGGCTGATCGCCTACGCGTCGATCTCCCACTTCGGCTTCATCGTGCTCGGCATCTTCGCGATGACGAGCCAGGGCCAGTCGGGCGCCACGCTCTACATGGTCAACCACGGTCTCTCGACGGCCGCGCTGATGCTGGTCGCAGGATTCCTGATCACCCGGCGGGGTTCGCGCCTCATCGCCGACTACGGCGGGGTGCAGAAGGTGGCGCCCGTTCTGGCGGGAACCTTCCTCATCGGCGGCCTGGCCACGCTCTCGCTGCCCGGTCTGGCCCCGTTCGTCAGTGAGTTCCTGGTCCTGGTCGGAGCGTTCAGCGCGTATCCGGTGGCGGGCATCATCGCCACCGTCGGCATCGTGCTCGCCGCGCTCTACGTCCTCGTCCTCTACCAGCGGACGATGACGGGACCGGTCAGGGAGGGGATCGGGGGCATGCCCGACCTCAAGGTCCGTGAGCTGGCGGTGGCCCTTCCGCTGATCGCCCTGCTGATCTTCCTGGGCGTCTTCCCGAAGCCGCTCACCGAGGTCGTCAACCCGGCGGTCCAGCACACCATGCACGACGTACAGAAGAAGGACCCCCAGCCCGAGGTGGAGGCCGCCAAGTGA
- the nuoN gene encoding NADH-quinone oxidoreductase subunit NuoN codes for MSATAVHSLWTTASGVTSAAPGDKFTAPTIEYAQLAPVLIVVGAAVIGILVEAFVPRRARYTTQVLLTVVAIAAAFAAVVGLAADGYATKNAHIAAMGAVAVDGPALFLQGTILLVSVVSVFTFAERRLDPASHGNRVDSFAAQAGSVPGSEGEKAAVKAGFTTTEVFPLALFSVAGMLVFPAANDLLTLFVALEVFSLPLYLLCAVARRKRLMSQEAAVKYFLLGAFSSAFLLFGIALLYGYAGTVSYAGIANVVDGSVQQIDPALASTMGNDALLLIGGAMILMGLLFKVGAVPFHMWTPDVYQGAPTPVTGFMAAATKVAAFGALLRLLYVVLPGLTWDLRPVMWGVAIVTMLGGAIVAITQTDIKRLLAYSSIAHAGFILAGVIAASPEGVSSVLFYLGVYSFVTVGAFAVVTLVRDAGGEATHLSKWAGLGRRSPLTAAVFAVFLLSFAGIPLTSGFSGKFAVFKAAADGGAGGLVVVGVISSAIAAFFYIRVIVLMFFSEPKADGPTVAVPSPLTMTTIAVGVAVTLVLGLAPQYFLDLATQAGVFVR; via the coding sequence GTGAGCGCAACAGCTGTCCACAGCCTGTGGACGACGGCGAGCGGGGTGACATCGGCTGCCCCGGGCGACAAGTTCACCGCCCCGACCATCGAGTACGCCCAGCTGGCACCCGTCCTGATCGTGGTCGGTGCGGCCGTCATCGGGATCCTGGTGGAGGCGTTCGTCCCGCGACGGGCCCGCTACACCACCCAGGTGCTCCTGACGGTCGTCGCGATCGCCGCCGCGTTCGCCGCGGTGGTGGGACTCGCCGCCGACGGGTACGCCACGAAGAACGCGCACATCGCCGCGATGGGCGCGGTCGCCGTCGACGGACCCGCCCTGTTCCTCCAGGGCACCATCCTGCTGGTCTCCGTGGTCTCCGTCTTCACGTTCGCCGAGCGGCGCCTCGACCCGGCCTCGCACGGCAACCGGGTGGACTCCTTCGCAGCGCAGGCCGGTTCGGTGCCCGGCAGCGAGGGGGAGAAGGCAGCGGTCAAGGCGGGATTCACCACCACCGAGGTCTTCCCGCTGGCCCTCTTCTCCGTGGCGGGCATGCTGGTCTTCCCGGCGGCCAACGACCTCCTGACGCTCTTCGTGGCGCTCGAGGTCTTCTCGCTCCCGCTCTACCTCCTCTGCGCCGTCGCCCGCCGCAAGCGGCTGATGTCGCAGGAAGCCGCCGTGAAGTACTTCCTGCTCGGCGCCTTCTCCTCGGCCTTCCTGCTCTTCGGGATCGCCCTGCTCTACGGCTACGCGGGCACCGTCTCGTACGCGGGCATCGCGAACGTCGTGGACGGCAGCGTCCAGCAGATCGACCCGGCGCTCGCCTCGACCATGGGCAATGACGCGCTGCTGCTCATCGGCGGCGCGATGATCCTCATGGGTCTGCTCTTCAAGGTCGGCGCGGTCCCGTTCCACATGTGGACCCCGGACGTCTACCAGGGAGCACCGACCCCGGTCACCGGCTTCATGGCGGCCGCCACGAAGGTCGCCGCGTTCGGCGCGCTGCTGCGCCTGCTGTACGTGGTGCTGCCCGGCCTCACCTGGGACCTGCGCCCCGTCATGTGGGGTGTCGCGATCGTCACGATGCTGGGCGGGGCGATCGTCGCGATCACCCAGACCGACATCAAGCGGCTCCTGGCCTACTCCTCGATCGCACACGCGGGCTTCATCCTCGCGGGTGTCATCGCGGCCAGCCCGGAAGGCGTCTCCTCGGTCCTCTTCTACCTCGGGGTGTACTCCTTCGTGACGGTCGGCGCCTTCGCCGTCGTCACCCTGGTGCGGGACGCCGGCGGCGAGGCGACCCATCTGTCGAAGTGGGCCGGTCTCGGCCGGCGCTCGCCGCTGACCGCGGCGGTCTTCGCCGTGTTCCTGCTGTCCTTCGCCGGTATTCCGCTCACCTCGGGCTTCTCCGGCAAGTTCGCCGTGTTCAAGGCGGCGGCGGACGGCGGTGCGGGCGGCCTCGTCGTGGTCGGTGTGATCTCGTCGGCCATCGCCGCGTTCTTCTACATCCGGGTCATCGTCCTGATGTTCTTCAGCGAGCCGAAGGCGGACGGCCCCACGGTCGCCGTCCCGTCCCCGCTGACGATGACCACGATCGCTGTCGGAGTCGCCGTGACCCTGGTCCTCGGCCTGGCCCCGCAGTACTTCCTCGACCTGGCGACCCAGGCGGGCGTGTTCGTGCGGTAA
- the recQ gene encoding DNA helicase RecQ, with the protein MSVTTESAAQQTLHRVFGYEAFRGEQGAVIEHVVEGGDAVVLMPTGGGKSLCYQIPALVRPGTGVVISPLIALMQDQVDALRALGVRAGFMNSTQDFDERRSMEAQFVAGELDVLYLAPERLRLDSTLALLARGEISVFAIDEAHCVAQWGHDFRPDYLALSVLGERWPDVPRIALTATATDATHREITQRLGMPEARHFVASFDRPNIQYRIVGKSDPKKQLLTFLKEEHAGDAGIVYCLSRNSTEKTAEYLCRNGIEAVPYHAGLDAGTRAAHQSRFLREEGLVVVATIAFGMGIDKPDVRFVAHLDLPKSVEGYYQETGRAGRDGAPSTAWMAYGLQDVVQQRKLIQGGEGDEAFRRRAASHLDSMLALCETVQCRRAQLLTYFGQEPGAETCGNCDTCLTPPETWDGTVVAQKLLSTVVRLKRERNQKFGAGQIIDILLGRRTAKVIQFDHDQLTVFGIGEELAEAEWRGVVRQLLAQGLLAVEGEYGTLVLTEESGSVLGREREVLLRKEPKKPTTRSGGSGERKAKSAAAVADLPAEAVPVFEALRAWRGAQAKELGLPAYVIFHDATLREIAALRPTNLAELGGVSGLGEKKLATYGEGVLEVLAGLGDTAPAAAPEPKPAAAPAPVPPARTPVQEADPEFGWDEEPPEFE; encoded by the coding sequence ATGAGTGTGACGACCGAGAGCGCTGCGCAGCAGACGCTGCACCGGGTGTTCGGGTACGAGGCGTTCCGCGGCGAGCAGGGCGCGGTCATCGAGCATGTCGTCGAGGGCGGCGACGCGGTGGTGCTCATGCCCACCGGCGGTGGCAAATCCCTCTGCTACCAGATTCCCGCCCTGGTCAGGCCCGGCACCGGCGTCGTGATCTCCCCGCTGATCGCGCTCATGCAGGACCAGGTGGACGCCCTGCGCGCGCTCGGTGTCCGCGCGGGCTTCATGAACTCCACGCAGGACTTCGACGAGCGCCGCTCGATGGAGGCCCAGTTCGTCGCCGGTGAGCTCGACGTGCTGTATCTGGCCCCGGAGCGGCTGCGCCTCGACTCGACGCTCGCGCTGCTGGCCCGCGGCGAGATCTCCGTCTTCGCCATCGACGAGGCCCACTGCGTCGCCCAGTGGGGCCACGACTTCCGCCCCGACTACCTGGCCCTGTCGGTGCTGGGCGAGCGCTGGCCCGACGTACCCCGTATCGCGCTGACGGCCACGGCGACCGACGCCACGCACCGGGAGATCACCCAGCGGCTGGGCATGCCCGAGGCCAGGCACTTCGTGGCCAGCTTCGACCGGCCCAACATCCAGTACCGCATCGTGGGGAAGTCCGACCCGAAGAAGCAGCTGCTGACCTTCCTCAAGGAGGAGCACGCGGGGGACGCCGGCATCGTCTACTGCCTCTCGCGCAACTCCACGGAGAAGACCGCCGAGTACCTCTGCCGCAACGGCATCGAGGCCGTGCCGTACCACGCGGGTCTGGACGCCGGCACGCGCGCCGCCCACCAGTCGCGTTTCCTGCGTGAGGAGGGCCTGGTCGTCGTCGCGACCATCGCGTTCGGCATGGGTATCGACAAGCCCGATGTGCGTTTCGTCGCCCACCTCGACCTGCCCAAGTCCGTCGAGGGGTACTACCAGGAGACGGGCCGCGCGGGCCGTGACGGGGCACCGTCCACGGCCTGGATGGCGTACGGCCTCCAGGACGTCGTCCAGCAGCGCAAGCTGATCCAGGGCGGTGAGGGCGACGAGGCGTTCCGGCGCCGGGCGGCTTCGCACCTCGACTCGATGCTGGCGCTCTGCGAGACCGTGCAGTGCCGCCGGGCCCAGCTCCTGACGTACTTCGGCCAGGAGCCCGGCGCCGAGACCTGCGGCAACTGCGACACCTGCCTGACCCCGCCGGAGACCTGGGACGGCACCGTGGTCGCCCAGAAGCTGCTGTCGACCGTGGTCCGGCTGAAGCGGGAGCGGAACCAGAAGTTCGGGGCCGGCCAGATCATCGACATCCTGCTGGGCCGCCGTACGGCCAAGGTCATCCAGTTCGACCACGACCAGCTCACGGTCTTCGGTATCGGCGAGGAGCTGGCCGAGGCGGAGTGGCGGGGCGTGGTGCGCCAGCTCCTCGCCCAGGGGCTGCTCGCCGTCGAGGGCGAGTACGGCACGCTGGTGCTGACCGAGGAGAGCGGGTCCGTGCTCGGCCGGGAGCGCGAGGTGCTGCTGCGCAAGGAGCCGAAGAAGCCCACGACCCGCTCCGGCGGCTCGGGCGAGCGCAAGGCCAAGTCGGCGGCGGCCGTGGCCGACCTCCCGGCGGAGGCCGTCCCGGTCTTCGAGGCGCTGCGCGCCTGGCGCGGTGCCCAGGCGAAGGAGCTGGGCCTCCCGGCGTACGTGATCTTCCACGACGCGACGCTGCGCGAGATCGCCGCACTGCGCCCGACGAACCTGGCGGAGCTGGGAGGGGTCAGCGGCCTCGGCGAGAAGAAGCTGGCGACGTACGGCGAGGGCGTGCTGGAGGTGCTGGCGGGGCTGGGAGACACGGCCCCCGCCGCCGCTCCGGAGCCGAAGCCGGCGGCGGCCCCCGCACCGGTGCCACCCGCTCGGACCCCGGTCCAGGAGGCGGACCCGGAGTTCGGCTGGGACGAGGAGCCGCCGGAGTTCGAGTGA
- a CDS encoding Uma2 family endonuclease, with product MSIEPEAPEPRWAVPPVGGWTADDLDTLPNLPPHTELIDGSLVFVSPQTLFHTRAVSFFERQLESPAPPELEVVREFTIDIDFQNRPEPDVVIVRADAVESLRQTRFPASSVLLAIEVVSDESVTRDRETKPVKYARARIPHYWRVENQDGRAVVYVFELEPATGAYTSTGIFHDRMKVSTPFTVDLDLTAIVSRRRAAKPE from the coding sequence ATGAGCATCGAACCCGAGGCCCCGGAGCCGCGATGGGCGGTTCCGCCCGTGGGCGGCTGGACCGCCGATGACCTGGACACACTCCCGAATCTGCCTCCGCATACGGAGCTGATCGACGGGAGTCTGGTTTTCGTGAGTCCGCAGACGTTGTTCCATACACGGGCGGTCAGCTTCTTCGAACGGCAGCTTGAGTCGCCGGCACCGCCTGAGCTGGAGGTCGTCCGAGAGTTCACCATCGACATCGACTTCCAGAACCGGCCCGAACCCGATGTGGTCATCGTGCGCGCGGACGCGGTCGAGAGTCTGCGGCAGACACGGTTCCCCGCGAGCAGTGTGCTGCTCGCGATCGAGGTCGTGTCGGACGAGTCCGTCACCCGTGACCGGGAGACCAAACCCGTGAAGTACGCGCGCGCGAGGATCCCGCACTACTGGCGGGTGGAGAACCAGGACGGCCGGGCGGTCGTGTACGTCTTCGAGCTGGAGCCCGCCACCGGCGCCTACACCTCCACCGGGATCTTCCACGACCGGATGAAGGTGTCCACTCCCTTCACCGTCGATCTCGACCTGACCGCGATCGTCTCGCGCCGACGGGCGGCGAAGCCGGAGTAG
- a CDS encoding fumarate reductase/succinate dehydrogenase flavoprotein subunit, with protein MTVQIPALADAEELSCDVLVVGGGTAGTMAALTAAEHGSSVLLLEKAHVRHSGALAMGMDGVNNAVIPGRAEPDDYVAEITRANDGIVDQSTVRQTAVRGYGMVRRLESYGVKFEKDEHGEYAVRQVHRSGSYVLPMPEGKDVKKVLYRQLRRREMRERIRIENRVMPVRILTGDDGRAIGAAAFNTRTGAFVTVRAGAVVLATGPCGRLGLPASGYLYGTYENPTNAGDGYAMAYHAGAELTGIECFQINPLIKDYNGPACAYVANPFGGYQVNRHGERFVDSDYWSGQMMSEFAAEVASDRGPVYLKLSHLPEESVSALEGILHTTERPTRGTFHANRGHDYRTHDIEMHISEIGLCGGHSASGVRVDDQARTTVPRLYAAGDLACVPHNYMIGAFVYGDLAGADASRYTAYEGELPEAQLREAHELIYRPLRNPEGPPQTQVEYKLRRFVNDYVAPPKSGARLSLALESFERMRTDIGEMGATTPHELMRCAEVSFIRDCAEMAARSSLARTESRWGLYHERTDHPERDDTDWFHHLDLRKSASGAMEFTARPVAPYLVPVEGFDPVGGVSRELGEVEAEQVATAGARESAPSGSTAPVRPGVAVSTSAGPSPRILELLALAEDHQPELPELAPYLADGDPAVRRAAVAALSESTPEGAGPALAATLADPAPSVRAAAAASLRELVEVLPAEPALREPLVAALGSDDPVVRSTALDTLRALRLGDAELFAGTLGDPDIDVRIHTVSALVSVDATGLLAGAVSDPSREVRVAVAKGLAATRSPGPEPLAPLLDDPDLLVRAAALGALAATGCPQPFAARAVAALTDPAWQVRAGAATALASADPVPAVAALAGALADPNADVRKAGVLALLHHTAHEAAREALAGVLTDQDADVRAYAARGAVVNDA; from the coding sequence ATGACCGTGCAGATCCCCGCCCTCGCCGACGCCGAGGAACTCTCCTGCGACGTACTGGTCGTCGGGGGCGGCACGGCCGGCACGATGGCCGCGCTCACCGCCGCCGAGCACGGCTCCTCGGTCCTGCTGCTGGAGAAGGCGCACGTCCGGCACTCGGGCGCCCTCGCCATGGGCATGGACGGCGTGAACAACGCGGTGATCCCGGGCCGGGCCGAACCCGACGACTACGTCGCCGAGATCACCCGGGCCAACGACGGCATCGTCGATCAGTCGACCGTCCGGCAGACCGCCGTGCGCGGCTACGGAATGGTGCGGCGGCTGGAGTCGTACGGGGTGAAGTTCGAGAAGGACGAGCACGGGGAGTACGCCGTGCGCCAGGTGCACCGCTCCGGCTCGTACGTCCTGCCGATGCCCGAGGGGAAGGACGTCAAGAAGGTCCTCTACCGGCAGTTGCGGCGCCGGGAGATGCGGGAACGGATCCGGATCGAGAACCGGGTGATGCCGGTCCGGATCCTCACCGGTGACGACGGCAGGGCGATCGGGGCGGCGGCCTTCAACACCCGTACCGGAGCGTTCGTCACGGTCCGCGCCGGCGCCGTCGTGCTGGCCACCGGGCCGTGCGGCCGGCTCGGACTGCCCGCGTCCGGCTACCTCTACGGCACGTACGAGAACCCGACCAACGCGGGTGACGGCTACGCCATGGCGTACCACGCCGGCGCCGAGCTCACCGGGATCGAGTGCTTCCAGATCAACCCGCTGATCAAGGACTACAACGGTCCGGCCTGCGCCTACGTCGCCAACCCCTTCGGGGGCTACCAGGTGAACCGGCACGGCGAGCGGTTCGTCGACTCCGACTACTGGTCGGGGCAGATGATGTCCGAGTTCGCGGCGGAGGTCGCCTCGGACCGGGGGCCGGTCTATCTCAAGCTGAGCCACCTCCCCGAGGAGTCCGTCAGCGCCCTGGAGGGCATCCTGCACACCACGGAACGGCCGACGCGTGGCACGTTCCACGCGAACCGGGGCCATGACTACCGCACGCACGACATCGAGATGCACATCTCCGAGATCGGCCTGTGCGGCGGCCACTCGGCCTCCGGCGTCCGCGTCGACGACCAGGCCCGCACGACGGTGCCACGCCTCTACGCGGCCGGGGACCTGGCCTGCGTCCCGCACAACTACATGATCGGCGCGTTCGTCTACGGCGATCTGGCGGGCGCCGACGCGTCGCGGTACACGGCGTACGAGGGCGAACTCCCCGAAGCACAGCTCCGCGAGGCCCATGAGCTGATCTACCGGCCGCTGCGCAATCCGGAGGGGCCTCCGCAGACCCAGGTCGAATACAAGCTGCGCCGGTTCGTGAACGACTATGTGGCGCCGCCCAAGTCGGGGGCGCGGCTCTCGCTGGCGCTGGAGTCCTTCGAGCGGATGCGTACGGACATCGGGGAGATGGGGGCGACGACCCCGCACGAGCTGATGCGGTGCGCGGAGGTGAGCTTCATCCGGGACTGCGCGGAGATGGCGGCCCGCTCCTCCCTGGCCCGCACGGAGTCCCGCTGGGGGCTGTACCACGAGCGTACGGACCATCCGGAGCGCGACGACACGGACTGGTTCCACCACCTGGACCTGCGTAAGTCCGCTTCCGGGGCGATGGAGTTCACGGCCCGGCCGGTGGCGCCGTATCTCGTGCCGGTGGAGGGTTTCGACCCGGTGGGCGGGGTCTCGCGGGAGCTCGGCGAGGTCGAGGCGGAGCAGGTGGCGACGGCCGGGGCACGGGAGTCCGCCCCCTCCGGCTCGACGGCGCCCGTGCGCCCCGGGGTCGCCGTCTCCACTTCTGCCGGGCCCTCGCCCCGCATCCTGGAGCTGCTGGCGCTGGCCGAGGACCATCAGCCGGAGCTTCCGGAGCTCGCGCCGTATCTGGCCGACGGGGACCCGGCGGTGCGGCGGGCCGCCGTGGCCGCGCTGAGCGAGTCGACGCCGGAGGGCGCGGGGCCCGCGCTGGCCGCCACGCTCGCGGACCCCGCCCCGTCGGTGCGGGCGGCGGCCGCCGCCTCCTTGCGGGAGCTGGTGGAGGTGCTACCGGCCGAACCGGCCCTGCGCGAGCCGCTGGTGGCGGCGCTGGGCTCGGACGACCCGGTGGTGCGGTCCACCGCGCTGGACACCCTGCGTGCGCTGCGACTGGGCGACGCGGAACTGTTCGCGGGCACGCTCGGCGACCCCGACATCGACGTACGGATCCACACGGTGAGCGCCCTGGTCTCGGTGGACGCCACCGGTCTGCTCGCCGGGGCGGTGTCCGACCCGTCCCGGGAGGTCCGGGTGGCCGTCGCGAAGGGGCTGGCGGCCACCCGCTCCCCGGGCCCGGAACCGCTGGCCCCGCTGCTCGACGACCCGGACCTGTTGGTGCGAGCGGCGGCGCTGGGCGCGCTGGCGGCGACGGGGTGCCCTCAGCCGTTCGCCGCCAGGGCGGTCGCGGCCCTCACCGATCCGGCCTGGCAGGTCCGGGCGGGGGCGGCGACGGCGCTCGCCTCGGCCGATCCTGTTCCGGCTGTCGCGGCGCTGGCGGGGGCGTTGGCCGACCCGAACGCCGACGTACGCAAGGCCGGGGTGCTGGCGCTGCTCCACCACACGGCCCACGAGGCGGCCCGGGAGGCCCTGGCCGGGGTGCTCACGGACCAGGACGCGGACGTGCGGGCGTACGCGGCTAGGGGAGCGGTGGTCAACGACGCGTGA